One genomic window of Acidobacteriota bacterium includes the following:
- the thpR gene encoding RNA 2',3'-cyclic phosphodiesterase has protein sequence MMRLFAALPVPPDICAPLRALQRDLPGARWRPEANFHVTLCFYGDLSFNQARDLDDLLGAVEAPAFEISLEGAGWFGRREPTAVWARVRETDELSGLAAACARAARRLGLRLERQPFTPHVTLAYCQATPLEDARRWTERHHAFRAGPWLAGSFHLYSSQPGKTGVSRYVPEADYPLSGPFSGLTAPEGMY, from the coding sequence ATGATGCGCCTGTTCGCCGCCCTGCCCGTCCCGCCGGACATCTGCGCACCCTTGCGCGCCCTGCAGCGCGACCTGCCCGGCGCCCGCTGGCGGCCGGAGGCGAACTTCCACGTCACGCTCTGCTTCTACGGCGACCTCAGCTTCAACCAGGCCCGCGACCTCGACGACCTGCTCGGCGCCGTCGAGGCGCCCGCCTTCGAGATCAGCCTGGAAGGCGCCGGCTGGTTCGGCCGCCGCGAGCCCACCGCCGTCTGGGCCCGCGTACGCGAAACCGACGAGCTCAGCGGCCTTGCCGCCGCCTGCGCGCGCGCCGCCCGCCGCCTCGGCCTGCGCCTGGAGCGCCAGCCGTTCACGCCGCACGTCACCCTCGCCTATTGCCAGGCGACCCCGCTCGAGGACGCCCGCCGCTGGACCGAACGCCACCACGCCTTCCGCGCCGGCCCCTGGCTCGCCGGCAGTTTCCATCTCTATTCCAGCCAGCCCGGCAAGACCGGCGTCTCGCGCTATGTACCCGAGGCGGACTATCCCCTCTCCGGGCCCTTCTCCGGCCTTACGGCACCTGAAGGAATGTATTGA
- a CDS encoding S41 family peptidase, whose translation MRSLLTGTALGGVLGAAAVGFAAMAWPQQEEAPPEDPRTATYQQIELFAEIFARAQRDYVVPINEQEAMSAAINGMLMSLDPHSGYLDPEDFQSLQVQTSGEYGGLGIEVTMEDGFVKVISPMDGTPAAEAGIMPGDFITAINGKPIIGQTLNDAVKEMRGERGTEIEITILREGVDPFEVKLVREVIQQKSVTWKVEPGNIGYIRIATFNERTTLLLEEALDGIGRGGTPKGIVLDLRNNGGGLLDEAVKVSDHFLSGGEVVSTQGRRPIDVERRNATKGETFKGVPVIVLINGGSASASEIVAGALQDRERAMVVGTTSFGKGSVQSVIPLGADRGAIRLTTARYYTPAGRSIQALGIEPDLMVTQVRLTEEELAKIQRWSEADLPHALENESGEHREELRMPDVQPPEGYEGEDFQLETALKLLREGRATASRMASKAG comes from the coding sequence ATGCGTTCATTGCTGACCGGAACCGCCCTGGGCGGTGTCCTCGGAGCCGCCGCAGTCGGTTTTGCAGCAATGGCCTGGCCACAACAGGAAGAGGCGCCCCCGGAAGACCCGCGCACGGCGACCTACCAGCAGATCGAGCTGTTCGCTGAAATCTTTGCCCGGGCCCAGCGCGACTATGTCGTGCCGATCAATGAACAGGAAGCAATGTCGGCCGCCATCAATGGCATGCTGATGTCGCTCGACCCGCATTCGGGATATCTGGACCCGGAGGATTTCCAGTCGCTGCAGGTGCAGACCTCGGGCGAGTATGGCGGGCTCGGCATCGAAGTGACCATGGAAGACGGGTTCGTCAAAGTCATCTCGCCGATGGACGGCACACCGGCGGCTGAAGCCGGCATCATGCCGGGTGATTTCATCACCGCAATCAATGGCAAGCCGATCATCGGCCAGACCCTGAACGACGCCGTCAAGGAAATGCGCGGCGAGCGCGGCACGGAAATCGAGATCACGATCCTTCGGGAAGGGGTCGATCCGTTCGAGGTGAAACTCGTGCGCGAGGTGATCCAGCAGAAGTCCGTGACCTGGAAGGTGGAGCCCGGCAATATCGGCTATATCCGCATCGCGACCTTCAACGAGCGCACCACATTGCTGCTCGAGGAAGCGCTGGACGGCATCGGCCGCGGCGGTACGCCGAAAGGCATCGTGCTGGACCTGCGCAACAATGGTGGCGGCCTGCTGGATGAAGCCGTGAAGGTTTCCGACCATTTCCTGTCGGGCGGCGAAGTCGTCTCGACGCAGGGGCGCCGACCGATCGACGTCGAACGCCGCAATGCCACCAAGGGCGAGACTTTCAAGGGCGTGCCGGTGATCGTGCTGATCAATGGCGGCTCTGCCTCGGCTTCCGAGATCGTCGCCGGTGCGCTGCAGGACCGCGAGCGGGCGATGGTGGTCGGCACCACCAGTTTCGGCAAGGGGTCTGTCCAGTCGGTCATCCCGCTGGGGGCCGACCGGGGTGCCATCCGGCTGACGACGGCGCGCTATTACACGCCGGCGGGCCGGTCGATCCAGGCGCTGGGAATCGAGCCTGACCTGATGGTGACCCAGGTGCGCCTGACCGAGGAAGAGCTGGCCAAGATCCAGCGCTGGTCAGAGGCGGACCTGCCGCACGCGCTCGAGAACGAGTCCGGTGAGCACCGCGAGGAGCTGCGCATGCCGGATGTGCAGCCGCCTGAGGGCTACGAGGGCGAGGACTTCCAGCTCGAGACTGCTCTGAAGCTGCTGCGCGAAGGGCGCGCCACAGCGTCGCGGATGGCGTCGAAGGCGGGCTGA
- a CDS encoding peptidoglycan DD-metalloendopeptidase family protein, protein MRRLAPFLACLFLVPLIAAAPDTFTRADLEALEAERQAAIAELKRLEQEGETTVTDIHELDSELLSAAMEAQRREEQASRAETSLGELQVRREEARAELLRSETALEDLLAALATANRRKPPALVVTPGNSGTAIRRAILMQATYPKLSARAEGISKEIDELNSLEAGIRAEQARLGAAEATIALKKEEIERLAASKRAAFEGIAGDLDGLRSRADKLGREAGTLRELLAALESNAPDAPRAKPASQLQLAALKPAKTGTAKTKTTIEPAPKVTTKALGKSALGGLQQPAAGTLLRRFGDPMPGGGKTEFVVFQTRAEAQVIAPVGGVVEFAKPFRSYGEMLILRTSDGYTVILSGMSRIYVSVGQTVSAGEPVGRMPDRDDPEPELTVELRLGDRVLDPAEWMSRDK, encoded by the coding sequence ATGCGCCGCCTTGCTCCTTTCCTCGCCTGCCTGTTCCTCGTGCCGCTGATTGCAGCGGCGCCGGACACGTTCACGCGCGCCGACCTTGAGGCGCTGGAAGCCGAACGGCAGGCGGCGATTGCCGAGCTGAAACGCCTCGAACAGGAAGGCGAGACGACGGTCACCGACATCCACGAACTCGACAGCGAATTGCTGTCAGCCGCTATGGAAGCGCAACGGCGGGAAGAGCAGGCAAGCCGGGCCGAGACATCGCTGGGCGAGCTGCAGGTGCGCCGCGAAGAAGCGCGGGCCGAACTGCTTCGCAGCGAGACGGCGCTGGAAGACCTGCTGGCGGCGCTGGCGACCGCCAACCGCCGCAAGCCGCCGGCGCTGGTGGTGACGCCCGGCAACTCGGGCACCGCAATCCGCCGCGCCATCCTGATGCAGGCGACCTATCCGAAACTGTCGGCGCGCGCCGAAGGCATCTCGAAGGAGATCGACGAGCTCAATTCGCTGGAAGCTGGCATCCGCGCTGAGCAGGCCCGGCTCGGCGCGGCCGAGGCGACAATTGCGTTGAAGAAGGAAGAAATCGAACGGCTGGCCGCCTCGAAACGGGCGGCGTTCGAGGGCATTGCCGGCGATCTCGACGGCCTGCGCAGCCGGGCGGACAAGCTTGGCCGGGAGGCCGGTACGCTGCGCGAATTGCTGGCGGCGCTGGAATCGAACGCTCCCGACGCGCCGCGCGCCAAGCCGGCGAGCCAGCTGCAGCTGGCGGCGCTGAAGCCGGCCAAGACCGGCACCGCGAAGACGAAGACCACGATCGAGCCGGCGCCGAAGGTGACCACAAAGGCGCTCGGCAAGTCGGCCCTCGGCGGGCTGCAGCAGCCCGCGGCTGGCACGCTGCTGCGCCGGTTCGGCGACCCGATGCCCGGCGGCGGCAAGACCGAGTTCGTGGTGTTCCAGACCCGGGCCGAAGCACAGGTCATTGCCCCGGTCGGCGGCGTGGTGGAATTCGCCAAGCCATTCCGGAGCTACGGCGAGATGCTGATTTTGCGCACAAGCGACGGATATACTGTTATCCTGTCAGGCATGAGCCGGATTTATGTATCCGTTGGCCAGACTGTCAGCGCCGGGGAGCCCGTCGGCCGGATGCCCGACCGGGACGATCCCGAGCCCGAACTGACAGTGGAATTAAGGCTTGGCGACAGGGTGCTTGATCCGGCAGAGTGGATGTCTCGCGACAAGTAA
- the mdh gene encoding malate dehydrogenase, protein MARNKIALIGSGMIGGTLAHVAAREELGDVILFDIAEGLPQGKGLDIAESTPVYGASVGLKGVNDYAGIAGADVCIVTAGVPRKPGMSRDDLLGINLKVMKAVGEGIKAHAPDAFVICITNPLDAMVWALQQFSGLKPEKVVGMAGVLDSSRFAYFLSEKTGVSVADIHAWTLAGHGDDMVPMVRHSTVGGLPLPELVKQGWMTQAELDAIVDRTRKGGGEIVNLLKTGSAYYAPAESAIAMAKSYLNDQKRVLPVAAFCRGEFGVKDMYVGVPTLIGAKGAEKIVEFDLNADEKAMFDKSVASVQGLIEACKGIDASLA, encoded by the coding sequence ATGGCCCGCAACAAGATTGCCCTGATTGGTTCCGGCATGATCGGCGGCACGCTCGCCCACGTCGCCGCACGCGAAGAGCTTGGCGACGTGATCCTGTTCGACATTGCCGAGGGCCTGCCGCAGGGCAAGGGTCTCGACATCGCGGAATCGACGCCGGTGTATGGCGCTTCGGTCGGCCTGAAGGGCGTCAATGACTATGCGGGCATTGCGGGCGCGGACGTCTGCATCGTGACGGCCGGTGTGCCGCGCAAGCCGGGCATGAGCCGCGACGACCTGCTGGGCATCAACCTGAAGGTCATGAAAGCGGTGGGCGAAGGCATCAAGGCGCATGCGCCGGACGCCTTCGTCATCTGCATCACCAACCCGCTCGACGCGATGGTCTGGGCGCTGCAGCAGTTCTCCGGCCTGAAGCCCGAGAAAGTGGTCGGCATGGCCGGCGTGCTGGATAGCTCGCGCTTCGCCTATTTCCTGTCCGAGAAGACCGGCGTGTCGGTGGCTGACATCCACGCCTGGACGCTGGCCGGCCACGGCGACGACATGGTGCCGATGGTGCGCCACTCGACGGTCGGCGGCCTGCCGCTGCCGGAACTGGTGAAGCAGGGCTGGATGACGCAGGCCGAACTGGACGCGATCGTGGACCGTACGCGCAAGGGCGGCGGCGAGATCGTCAACCTCCTGAAGACCGGCTCGGCCTATTACGCGCCGGCCGAGAGCGCCATCGCGATGGCGAAGTCCTACCTCAACGACCAGAAGCGCGTGTTGCCGGTGGCTGCGTTCTGCCGCGGCGAATTCGGCGTGAAGGACATGTATGTCGGCGTGCCGACGCTGATCGGCGCGAAAGGCGCCGAGAAGATTGTCGAGTTCGACCTGAACGCCGACGAGAAGGCGATGTTCGACAAGTCCGTCGCTTCGGTGCAGGGCCTGATCGAGGCCTGCAAGGGCATCGACGCTTCGCTGGCCTAG
- a CDS encoding GNAT family N-acetyltransferase — protein MAGGSHAFRAGGSRGADLKGIVIETERLVLRPPLAEDYGGFCALMADEESARFIGGVQPPEAVWRTLCTMSGAWTIRGFSMFSVIEKASGQWIGRLGPWQPAGWPGTEVGWGLLASAQGRGYAAEGASAAMDYAVDILGWSEIIHCIDAKNLPSIRLAERLGSTYLRKAIAPPPMAGIEWDVYGQTADAWRARRAGAAA, from the coding sequence ATGGCAGGAGGGTCGCATGCGTTTCGGGCAGGCGGGTCGAGGGGAGCGGACTTGAAAGGCATCGTGATCGAGACTGAACGGCTGGTCCTGCGTCCTCCGTTGGCGGAGGATTATGGCGGCTTTTGCGCGCTGATGGCGGATGAGGAAAGCGCCCGGTTCATTGGCGGCGTGCAGCCGCCCGAGGCGGTCTGGCGGACGCTGTGCACGATGAGCGGTGCCTGGACGATCCGCGGCTTCTCGATGTTCTCGGTGATCGAGAAGGCGAGCGGGCAGTGGATCGGGAGGCTCGGGCCATGGCAGCCGGCGGGCTGGCCGGGCACGGAAGTCGGCTGGGGCCTGCTCGCGTCGGCGCAGGGCAGGGGCTACGCTGCTGAAGGCGCGAGCGCCGCGATGGACTATGCGGTCGACATTCTCGGCTGGAGCGAGATCATCCATTGTATCGACGCGAAGAACCTGCCGTCGATCAGGCTGGCGGAAAGGCTTGGCTCGACCTACCTGCGCAAGGCCATCGCACCGCCGCCGATGGCCGGCATCGAATGGGACGTGTACGGACAGACTGCCGATGCGTGGCGGGCGCGGCGGGCCGGCGCCGCGGCATGA
- a CDS encoding DUF2853 family protein produces MADASAYADNIKKYAKDYNKAAAEKIVGHLGIALRNKDSAVVACSDDGELDRIRDRWCRTKLALAHQQGELDAGIKAVCDKMKAEGGQKSRVTFYYLLAEHFGRLEHLAG; encoded by the coding sequence ATGGCGGATGCTTCGGCTTATGCCGACAATATCAAAAAGTACGCAAAGGACTACAACAAGGCTGCCGCCGAAAAGATCGTAGGGCATTTGGGGATTGCCCTTCGCAACAAGGACAGCGCGGTCGTCGCGTGCAGCGATGACGGCGAACTGGACCGGATCCGGGACCGCTGGTGCCGGACCAAGCTGGCCCTCGCCCACCAGCAGGGAGAGCTGGACGCCGGCATCAAGGCCGTCTGCGACAAGATGAAGGCCGAAGGTGGCCAGAAGTCCCGTGTGACGTTCTACTACCTGCTGGCCGAACATTTCGGCCGGCTGGAACATCTCGCCGGCTGA
- a CDS encoding Bax inhibitor-1/YccA family protein: MNDFNRTFGGIDARAADTSVNVGLRAFMLGVYQKLALGIALSGGIAFVVGSGVFPGLTQLLLGSPLFYLFQFGPLVLILGSAFLMKNPSPLATGILYWAIVVMLGVCLSIWVMMATAGSGGALRSGAVLTPTFLTIAKAFFLTAASFGALSLYGYTTKANLQPIGVFLTFALFGLIGISLISLLFPPSGMMEIIIQVGVLAVSGILVAVDTQNLKQSYFVHEGDARSLAVMTNWGALNFFILFYNIFTMLMSLLSRD; the protein is encoded by the coding sequence ATGAATGACTTCAACCGGACTTTTGGCGGAATTGACGCGCGCGCCGCCGATACCTCGGTCAATGTGGGTCTGCGGGCCTTCATGCTGGGGGTTTACCAGAAGCTGGCGCTCGGCATCGCCCTGTCGGGCGGTATTGCCTTTGTGGTGGGTTCGGGCGTGTTTCCGGGCCTGACCCAGCTGCTGCTGGGTTCGCCGCTGTTTTATCTGTTCCAGTTCGGGCCGCTGGTGCTGATCCTCGGCTCGGCTTTCCTGATGAAGAACCCGTCGCCGCTGGCGACCGGCATCCTTTATTGGGCGATCGTCGTCATGCTCGGCGTCTGTCTCTCGATCTGGGTGATGATGGCAACGGCCGGCTCGGGCGGGGCGCTGCGCTCCGGCGCGGTTCTGACACCGACCTTCCTGACCATCGCGAAAGCCTTCTTCCTGACGGCCGCCTCGTTCGGCGCGCTCAGCCTCTACGGCTATACGACGAAGGCCAACCTTCAGCCGATCGGCGTGTTCCTGACCTTCGCGCTGTTCGGCCTGATCGGCATCAGCCTGATCAGCCTGCTGTTCCCGCCCTCGGGCATGATGGAAATCATCATCCAGGTGGGCGTGCTGGCCGTGTCGGGCATCCTGGTGGCGGTCGATACGCAGAACCTCAAGCAGAGCTATTTCGTGCATGAGGGCGATGCCCGCTCGCTGGCCGTGATGACCAACTGGGGCGCGCTGAACTTCTTCATCCTGTTCTACAACATCTTCACGATGCTGATGTCGCTGCTGTCGCGCGACTGA